One genomic window of Oncorhynchus clarkii lewisi isolate Uvic-CL-2024 chromosome 5, UVic_Ocla_1.0, whole genome shotgun sequence includes the following:
- the LOC139408747 gene encoding unconventional myosin-Ih isoform X1, which produces MEGSLTARDRVGIQDFVLLDAYTSESAVLDNLRKRFNENLIYTYIGTLLVSVNPYKELGIYTKKQMDIYMGVNFFELPPHIYALADNVYRTMLTETNNHFILISGESGAGKTEASKKILQFYAVSCPSTKLLDNVRDRLLLSNPVLEAFGNAKTLKNDNSSRFGKYMDIQFDHMGGAVGGHILSYLLEKSRVVHQNHGERSFHIFYQLVEGGEEDLLRWLGLERNCQRYSYLVQVGEGECAKVSSVNDKSDWKTVRKALSVIEFSESNIESLFAIIASVLHLGNVTFVADSQGYATLNNSPEIHWLSKLLGIPAQVIQVGLTHRKIEARSEEVLSPFTVDQAVYAKDALAKAIYGRTFTWLVNELNESLANKDSSRKTVIGLLDIYGFEVFSVNSFEQFCINYCNEKLQQLFIQLTLKSEQEEYEMEGIEWESVPYFNNKIICDLVEAKFKGIISVLDEECLRPGEATDMTFLEKLEEKMGGHAHFVTHKLADQKTRKTLERGDFRLLHYAGEVTYSVVGFLDKNNDLLYRNIKEVMRQSKNAIVKHCFPSTEPDSKKRPETVATQFKSSLVGLTEILMSKEPWYVRCMKPNEGKQPGLFDDVLVRHQVKYLGLMEHLRVRRAGFAYRRRYEIFLQRYKPLCPDTWPNWKGTAAEGVECLVKHLGYKPDEYKMGRTKIFIRHPRTLFATEDAFEVCKHELATRIQAKYKGYRVKGDYMRQRQAATKIETCWRGMKARREREKRAWAVKVIKRFIKGFMTRNQPACVDNTEYLAFVRQNYLTRLKENLPKTVVDKNTWLTPPPIMQEASQMLRKLYTRHMVRRYVQGIMTERKAQLQIKGLTSSIFKGTKENYPHSVGIPFVDTRISEEDIHIKVYQMIRQERIKYSVPVVKYDRNGFRPRFRQLIYTGSAAYLVEEAKIKQRVEFNNLKGVSVSTLSDNFLILHVQCEDIKQKGDLVLQCDYLFEALTKLCLVANKHNFIKVVQGSVKFDIQPGREGFVDFKSGQETMIYRAKNGHLMVESTRTKSRAMIQN; this is translated from the exons ATGGAGGGCTCCCTTACGGCCCGGGATCGGGTGGGCATCCAGGATTTCGTTTTGCTGGACGCCTACACAAGTGAGAGTGCCGTCCTGGACAACTTGAGGAAACGCTTCAACGAGAACCTCATTTAC ACCTACATTGGTACGCTCTTAGTGTCAGTGAACCCCTACAAAGAGCTGGGAATCTACACCAAGAAGCAGATGGATATTTACATGGGCGTCAACTTTTTTGAGCTTCCACCCCACAT CTACGCCCTGGCAGACAATGTCTACCGCACCATGTTAACAGAGACCAACAACCACTTCATCTTGATCTCAGGGGAGAGTGGAGCAGGAAAGACGGAGGCCTCCAAGAAGATCCTGCAGTTCTACGCTGTGAGCTGCCCCAGTACCAAACTGCTGGACAACGTCCGAGACCGACTGCTGCTGTCCAACCCTGTGCTCGAG GCTTTCGGAAATGCCAAAACCCTGAAGAACGACAACTCAAGCCGCTTTGGGAAGTACATGGATATTCAGTTTGATCACATG GGGGGAGCTGTTGGTGGCCACATCCTCAGTTATCTACTGGAGAAGTCCCGGGTGGTGCATCAGAACCATGGAGAGAGAAGCTTCCACATCTTCTACCagctggtggagggaggagaggaggacctgCTACGCTGGCTGGGTCTGGAGAGGAACTGTCAGCGCTACAGTTACCTGGTACAGGTGGGAGAG GGGGAATGTGCCAAAGTCAGCTCAGTCAACGACAAGAGTGACTGGAAGACGGTACGGAAAGCCCTCAGTGTCATAGAGTTCAGTGAGAGCAATATAGAG AGCCTGTTTGCAATCATTGCTAGCGTACTTCACCTGGGAAATGTTACGTTTGTGGCTGACTCACAGGGATATGCCACTCTCAACAACAGTCCGGAGATACATTGGTTGTCCAAG TTGCTGGGCATTCCTGCACAGGTGATACAGGTGGGTTTGACACACAGGAAGATTGAGGCCCGATCAGAAGAG GTGCTCAGTCCCTTCACCGTTGACCAGGCAGTATATGCCAAGGACGCTCTAGCCAAAGCCATCTATGGCCGCACCTTCACCTGGCTGGTCAACGAGCTCAATGAATCTTTAGCAAACAAG GATTCCTCCAGGAAGACCGTGATTGGTCTGCTTGACATCTATGGGTTTGAGGTTTTCAGTGTGAACAG CTTTGAGCAGTTCTGCATCAACTACTGTAATGAGAAACTGCAGCAGCTCTTCATCCAGCTGACCTTGAAGTCAGAGCAGGAGGAGTATGAGATGGAGGGGATTGAA TGGGAGTCAGTGCCATACTTCAACAACAAGATCATCTGTGACCTGGTGGAGGCGAAATTCAAAGGCATCATTTCAGTGCTA GACGAGGAGTGTCTACGTCCAGGAGAGGCCACAGACATGACCTTCCTGGAGAAGCTGGAGGAGAAGATGGGAGGTCACGCCCATTTCGTCAC ACACAAGCTGGCTGACCAGAAGACCCGGAAGACTCTGGAACGAGGAGACTTCCGCCTCTTACACTACGCAGGGGAAGTCACATACAGTGTGGTCG GATTCCTGGACAAAAATAATGATCTCCTGTACAGGAACATTAAAGAG GTTATGCGCCAGTCTAAGAATGCCATTGTTAAACACTGCTTTCCCAGCACTGAGCCGGACAGCAAGAAGAGACCTGAAACA GTGGCCACTCAGTTTAAGAGCAGTCTGGTAGGCCTGACTGAGATCCTCATGTCTAAAGAGCCCTGGTACGTCCGCTGTATGAAGCCTAATGAAGGCAAGCAGCCAG GGCTCTTTGACGATGTGTTGGTGAGACACCAGGTGAAGTACCTGGGGCTGATGGAGCACCTGAGGGTCAGACGGGCCGGCTTCGCTTACCGCCGGAGATATGAGATCTTCCTGCAGAG GTACAAGCCCCTgtgtccagacacctggcctaaCTGGAAAGGTACAGCCGCAGAGGGGGTGGAGTGCCTGGTCAAGCACCTGGGCTACAAGCCTGATGAGTACAAGATGGGAAG GACCAAGATCTTCATCCGCCATCCCAGGACTCTGTTTGCCACCGAAGACGCCTTTGAGGTCTGCAAGCATGAGCTGG CTACAAGGATCCAAGCAAAGTACAAAGGCTACAGAGTGAAGGGAGACTACATGAGACAGAGACAAGCAG CTACAAAGATTGAGACATGCTGGAGAGGCATGAaggccaggagagagagggagaagagagcctgGGCTGTTAAGGTCATTAAGAG GTTCATCAAGGGCTTCATGACTAGAAATCAGCCAGCCTGTGTTGACAACACAGAGTACCTGGCATTTGTCAGGCAAAACTACCTCACACGGCTCAAGGAGAATCTACCCAAAACAGTTGTGGACAAGAACACCTGGCTAACCCCACCTCCCATTATGCAGGAG GCCTCACAGATGTTGAGGAAACTTTACACCCGGCACATGGTACGGAGGTATGTACAAGGAATCATGACAGAGCGGAAAGCACAG ttgcaaatcAAAGGATTGACCAGTTCCATATTCAAAGGAACAAAAGAGAACTACCCTCACAGTGTGGGAATACCATTCGTGGACACAAGGATAA GTGAGGAAGACATCCACATTAAAGTCTACCAGATGATTAGGCAAGAACGCATCAAG TACAGTGTTCCTGTGGTGAAGTACGACAGGAATGGCTTCAGGCCACGTTTCAGACAGCTGATCTACACTGGAAGTGCAGCCTACCTGGTGGAGGAGGCCAAGATCAAACAGCGGGTGGAGTTCAACAACCTCAAAG GTGTGTCAGTCAGCACCCTGAGTGACAACTTCCTGATCCTCCATGTCCAATGTGAGGATATCAAGCAAAAG GGGGACCTGGTGCTGCAGTGTGACTACCTGTTTGAGGCCTTGACCAAGTTGTGTCTGGTGGCCAACAAGCACAATTTTATCAAAGTAGTCCAGGGCAG TGTAAAGTTTGACATCCAGCCTGGCAGAGAAGGGTTTGTTGACTTCAAGAGTGGCCAGGAGACCATGATTTACAGAGCAAAGAATGGCCATCTGATGGTG GAATCAACTCGAACAAAGTCCCGGGCAATGATACAAAATTGA
- the LOC139408747 gene encoding unconventional myosin-Ih isoform X3, giving the protein MEGSLTARDRVGIQDFVLLDAYTSESAVLDNLRKRFNENLIYTYIGTLLVSVNPYKELGIYTKKQMDIYMGVNFFELPPHIYALADNVYRTMLTETNNHFILISGESGAGKTEASKKILQFYAVSCPSTKLLDNVRDRLLLSNPVLEAFGNAKTLKNDNSSRFGKYMDIQFDHMGGAVGGHILSYLLEKSRVVHQNHGERSFHIFYQLVEGGEEDLLRWLGLERNCQRYSYLVQVGEGECAKVSSVNDKSDWKTVRKALSVIEFSESNIESLFAIIASVLHLGNVTFVADSQGYATLNNSPEIHWLSKLLGIPAQVIQVGLTHRKIEARSEEVLSPFTVDQAVYAKDALAKAIYGRTFTWLVNELNESLANKDSSRKTVIGLLDIYGFEVFSVNSFEQFCINYCNEKLQQLFIQLTLKSEQEEYEMEGIEWESVPYFNNKIICDLVEAKFKGIISVLDEECLRPGEATDMTFLEKLEEKMGGHAHFVTHKLADQKTRKTLERGDFRLLHYAGEVTYSVVGFLDKNNDLLYRNIKEVATQFKSSLVGLTEILMSKEPWYVRCMKPNEGKQPGLFDDVLVRHQVKYLGLMEHLRVRRAGFAYRRRYEIFLQRYKPLCPDTWPNWKGTAAEGVECLVKHLGYKPDEYKMGRTKIFIRHPRTLFATEDAFEVCKHELATRIQAKYKGYRVKGDYMRQRQAATKIETCWRGMKARREREKRAWAVKVIKRFIKGFMTRNQPACVDNTEYLAFVRQNYLTRLKENLPKTVVDKNTWLTPPPIMQEASQMLRKLYTRHMVRRYVQGIMTERKAQLQIKGLTSSIFKGTKENYPHSVGIPFVDTRISEEDIHIKVYQMIRQERIKYSVPVVKYDRNGFRPRFRQLIYTGSAAYLVEEAKIKQRVEFNNLKGVSVSTLSDNFLILHVQCEDIKQKGDLVLQCDYLFEALTKLCLVANKHNFIKVVQGSVKFDIQPGREGFVDFKSGQETMIYRAKNGHLMVESTRTKSRAMIQN; this is encoded by the exons ATGGAGGGCTCCCTTACGGCCCGGGATCGGGTGGGCATCCAGGATTTCGTTTTGCTGGACGCCTACACAAGTGAGAGTGCCGTCCTGGACAACTTGAGGAAACGCTTCAACGAGAACCTCATTTAC ACCTACATTGGTACGCTCTTAGTGTCAGTGAACCCCTACAAAGAGCTGGGAATCTACACCAAGAAGCAGATGGATATTTACATGGGCGTCAACTTTTTTGAGCTTCCACCCCACAT CTACGCCCTGGCAGACAATGTCTACCGCACCATGTTAACAGAGACCAACAACCACTTCATCTTGATCTCAGGGGAGAGTGGAGCAGGAAAGACGGAGGCCTCCAAGAAGATCCTGCAGTTCTACGCTGTGAGCTGCCCCAGTACCAAACTGCTGGACAACGTCCGAGACCGACTGCTGCTGTCCAACCCTGTGCTCGAG GCTTTCGGAAATGCCAAAACCCTGAAGAACGACAACTCAAGCCGCTTTGGGAAGTACATGGATATTCAGTTTGATCACATG GGGGGAGCTGTTGGTGGCCACATCCTCAGTTATCTACTGGAGAAGTCCCGGGTGGTGCATCAGAACCATGGAGAGAGAAGCTTCCACATCTTCTACCagctggtggagggaggagaggaggacctgCTACGCTGGCTGGGTCTGGAGAGGAACTGTCAGCGCTACAGTTACCTGGTACAGGTGGGAGAG GGGGAATGTGCCAAAGTCAGCTCAGTCAACGACAAGAGTGACTGGAAGACGGTACGGAAAGCCCTCAGTGTCATAGAGTTCAGTGAGAGCAATATAGAG AGCCTGTTTGCAATCATTGCTAGCGTACTTCACCTGGGAAATGTTACGTTTGTGGCTGACTCACAGGGATATGCCACTCTCAACAACAGTCCGGAGATACATTGGTTGTCCAAG TTGCTGGGCATTCCTGCACAGGTGATACAGGTGGGTTTGACACACAGGAAGATTGAGGCCCGATCAGAAGAG GTGCTCAGTCCCTTCACCGTTGACCAGGCAGTATATGCCAAGGACGCTCTAGCCAAAGCCATCTATGGCCGCACCTTCACCTGGCTGGTCAACGAGCTCAATGAATCTTTAGCAAACAAG GATTCCTCCAGGAAGACCGTGATTGGTCTGCTTGACATCTATGGGTTTGAGGTTTTCAGTGTGAACAG CTTTGAGCAGTTCTGCATCAACTACTGTAATGAGAAACTGCAGCAGCTCTTCATCCAGCTGACCTTGAAGTCAGAGCAGGAGGAGTATGAGATGGAGGGGATTGAA TGGGAGTCAGTGCCATACTTCAACAACAAGATCATCTGTGACCTGGTGGAGGCGAAATTCAAAGGCATCATTTCAGTGCTA GACGAGGAGTGTCTACGTCCAGGAGAGGCCACAGACATGACCTTCCTGGAGAAGCTGGAGGAGAAGATGGGAGGTCACGCCCATTTCGTCAC ACACAAGCTGGCTGACCAGAAGACCCGGAAGACTCTGGAACGAGGAGACTTCCGCCTCTTACACTACGCAGGGGAAGTCACATACAGTGTGGTCG GATTCCTGGACAAAAATAATGATCTCCTGTACAGGAACATTAAAGAG GTGGCCACTCAGTTTAAGAGCAGTCTGGTAGGCCTGACTGAGATCCTCATGTCTAAAGAGCCCTGGTACGTCCGCTGTATGAAGCCTAATGAAGGCAAGCAGCCAG GGCTCTTTGACGATGTGTTGGTGAGACACCAGGTGAAGTACCTGGGGCTGATGGAGCACCTGAGGGTCAGACGGGCCGGCTTCGCTTACCGCCGGAGATATGAGATCTTCCTGCAGAG GTACAAGCCCCTgtgtccagacacctggcctaaCTGGAAAGGTACAGCCGCAGAGGGGGTGGAGTGCCTGGTCAAGCACCTGGGCTACAAGCCTGATGAGTACAAGATGGGAAG GACCAAGATCTTCATCCGCCATCCCAGGACTCTGTTTGCCACCGAAGACGCCTTTGAGGTCTGCAAGCATGAGCTGG CTACAAGGATCCAAGCAAAGTACAAAGGCTACAGAGTGAAGGGAGACTACATGAGACAGAGACAAGCAG CTACAAAGATTGAGACATGCTGGAGAGGCATGAaggccaggagagagagggagaagagagcctgGGCTGTTAAGGTCATTAAGAG GTTCATCAAGGGCTTCATGACTAGAAATCAGCCAGCCTGTGTTGACAACACAGAGTACCTGGCATTTGTCAGGCAAAACTACCTCACACGGCTCAAGGAGAATCTACCCAAAACAGTTGTGGACAAGAACACCTGGCTAACCCCACCTCCCATTATGCAGGAG GCCTCACAGATGTTGAGGAAACTTTACACCCGGCACATGGTACGGAGGTATGTACAAGGAATCATGACAGAGCGGAAAGCACAG ttgcaaatcAAAGGATTGACCAGTTCCATATTCAAAGGAACAAAAGAGAACTACCCTCACAGTGTGGGAATACCATTCGTGGACACAAGGATAA GTGAGGAAGACATCCACATTAAAGTCTACCAGATGATTAGGCAAGAACGCATCAAG TACAGTGTTCCTGTGGTGAAGTACGACAGGAATGGCTTCAGGCCACGTTTCAGACAGCTGATCTACACTGGAAGTGCAGCCTACCTGGTGGAGGAGGCCAAGATCAAACAGCGGGTGGAGTTCAACAACCTCAAAG GTGTGTCAGTCAGCACCCTGAGTGACAACTTCCTGATCCTCCATGTCCAATGTGAGGATATCAAGCAAAAG GGGGACCTGGTGCTGCAGTGTGACTACCTGTTTGAGGCCTTGACCAAGTTGTGTCTGGTGGCCAACAAGCACAATTTTATCAAAGTAGTCCAGGGCAG TGTAAAGTTTGACATCCAGCCTGGCAGAGAAGGGTTTGTTGACTTCAAGAGTGGCCAGGAGACCATGATTTACAGAGCAAAGAATGGCCATCTGATGGTG GAATCAACTCGAACAAAGTCCCGGGCAATGATACAAAATTGA
- the LOC139408747 gene encoding unconventional myosin-Ih isoform X2, protein MEGSLTARDRVGIQDFVLLDAYTSESAVLDNLRKRFNENLIYTYIGTLLVSVNPYKELGIYTKKQMDIYMGVNFFELPPHIYALADNVYRTMLTETNNHFILISGESGAGKTEASKKILQFYAVSCPSTKLLDNVRDRLLLSNPVLEAFGNAKTLKNDNSSRFGKYMDIQFDHMGGAVGGHILSYLLEKSRVVHQNHGERSFHIFYQLVEGGEEDLLRWLGLERNCQRYSYLVQGECAKVSSVNDKSDWKTVRKALSVIEFSESNIESLFAIIASVLHLGNVTFVADSQGYATLNNSPEIHWLSKLLGIPAQVIQVGLTHRKIEARSEEVLSPFTVDQAVYAKDALAKAIYGRTFTWLVNELNESLANKDSSRKTVIGLLDIYGFEVFSVNSFEQFCINYCNEKLQQLFIQLTLKSEQEEYEMEGIEWESVPYFNNKIICDLVEAKFKGIISVLDEECLRPGEATDMTFLEKLEEKMGGHAHFVTHKLADQKTRKTLERGDFRLLHYAGEVTYSVVGFLDKNNDLLYRNIKEVMRQSKNAIVKHCFPSTEPDSKKRPETVATQFKSSLVGLTEILMSKEPWYVRCMKPNEGKQPGLFDDVLVRHQVKYLGLMEHLRVRRAGFAYRRRYEIFLQRYKPLCPDTWPNWKGTAAEGVECLVKHLGYKPDEYKMGRTKIFIRHPRTLFATEDAFEVCKHELATRIQAKYKGYRVKGDYMRQRQAATKIETCWRGMKARREREKRAWAVKVIKRFIKGFMTRNQPACVDNTEYLAFVRQNYLTRLKENLPKTVVDKNTWLTPPPIMQEASQMLRKLYTRHMVRRYVQGIMTERKAQLQIKGLTSSIFKGTKENYPHSVGIPFVDTRISEEDIHIKVYQMIRQERIKYSVPVVKYDRNGFRPRFRQLIYTGSAAYLVEEAKIKQRVEFNNLKGVSVSTLSDNFLILHVQCEDIKQKGDLVLQCDYLFEALTKLCLVANKHNFIKVVQGSVKFDIQPGREGFVDFKSGQETMIYRAKNGHLMVESTRTKSRAMIQN, encoded by the exons ATGGAGGGCTCCCTTACGGCCCGGGATCGGGTGGGCATCCAGGATTTCGTTTTGCTGGACGCCTACACAAGTGAGAGTGCCGTCCTGGACAACTTGAGGAAACGCTTCAACGAGAACCTCATTTAC ACCTACATTGGTACGCTCTTAGTGTCAGTGAACCCCTACAAAGAGCTGGGAATCTACACCAAGAAGCAGATGGATATTTACATGGGCGTCAACTTTTTTGAGCTTCCACCCCACAT CTACGCCCTGGCAGACAATGTCTACCGCACCATGTTAACAGAGACCAACAACCACTTCATCTTGATCTCAGGGGAGAGTGGAGCAGGAAAGACGGAGGCCTCCAAGAAGATCCTGCAGTTCTACGCTGTGAGCTGCCCCAGTACCAAACTGCTGGACAACGTCCGAGACCGACTGCTGCTGTCCAACCCTGTGCTCGAG GCTTTCGGAAATGCCAAAACCCTGAAGAACGACAACTCAAGCCGCTTTGGGAAGTACATGGATATTCAGTTTGATCACATG GGGGGAGCTGTTGGTGGCCACATCCTCAGTTATCTACTGGAGAAGTCCCGGGTGGTGCATCAGAACCATGGAGAGAGAAGCTTCCACATCTTCTACCagctggtggagggaggagaggaggacctgCTACGCTGGCTGGGTCTGGAGAGGAACTGTCAGCGCTACAGTTACCTGGTACAG GGGGAATGTGCCAAAGTCAGCTCAGTCAACGACAAGAGTGACTGGAAGACGGTACGGAAAGCCCTCAGTGTCATAGAGTTCAGTGAGAGCAATATAGAG AGCCTGTTTGCAATCATTGCTAGCGTACTTCACCTGGGAAATGTTACGTTTGTGGCTGACTCACAGGGATATGCCACTCTCAACAACAGTCCGGAGATACATTGGTTGTCCAAG TTGCTGGGCATTCCTGCACAGGTGATACAGGTGGGTTTGACACACAGGAAGATTGAGGCCCGATCAGAAGAG GTGCTCAGTCCCTTCACCGTTGACCAGGCAGTATATGCCAAGGACGCTCTAGCCAAAGCCATCTATGGCCGCACCTTCACCTGGCTGGTCAACGAGCTCAATGAATCTTTAGCAAACAAG GATTCCTCCAGGAAGACCGTGATTGGTCTGCTTGACATCTATGGGTTTGAGGTTTTCAGTGTGAACAG CTTTGAGCAGTTCTGCATCAACTACTGTAATGAGAAACTGCAGCAGCTCTTCATCCAGCTGACCTTGAAGTCAGAGCAGGAGGAGTATGAGATGGAGGGGATTGAA TGGGAGTCAGTGCCATACTTCAACAACAAGATCATCTGTGACCTGGTGGAGGCGAAATTCAAAGGCATCATTTCAGTGCTA GACGAGGAGTGTCTACGTCCAGGAGAGGCCACAGACATGACCTTCCTGGAGAAGCTGGAGGAGAAGATGGGAGGTCACGCCCATTTCGTCAC ACACAAGCTGGCTGACCAGAAGACCCGGAAGACTCTGGAACGAGGAGACTTCCGCCTCTTACACTACGCAGGGGAAGTCACATACAGTGTGGTCG GATTCCTGGACAAAAATAATGATCTCCTGTACAGGAACATTAAAGAG GTTATGCGCCAGTCTAAGAATGCCATTGTTAAACACTGCTTTCCCAGCACTGAGCCGGACAGCAAGAAGAGACCTGAAACA GTGGCCACTCAGTTTAAGAGCAGTCTGGTAGGCCTGACTGAGATCCTCATGTCTAAAGAGCCCTGGTACGTCCGCTGTATGAAGCCTAATGAAGGCAAGCAGCCAG GGCTCTTTGACGATGTGTTGGTGAGACACCAGGTGAAGTACCTGGGGCTGATGGAGCACCTGAGGGTCAGACGGGCCGGCTTCGCTTACCGCCGGAGATATGAGATCTTCCTGCAGAG GTACAAGCCCCTgtgtccagacacctggcctaaCTGGAAAGGTACAGCCGCAGAGGGGGTGGAGTGCCTGGTCAAGCACCTGGGCTACAAGCCTGATGAGTACAAGATGGGAAG GACCAAGATCTTCATCCGCCATCCCAGGACTCTGTTTGCCACCGAAGACGCCTTTGAGGTCTGCAAGCATGAGCTGG CTACAAGGATCCAAGCAAAGTACAAAGGCTACAGAGTGAAGGGAGACTACATGAGACAGAGACAAGCAG CTACAAAGATTGAGACATGCTGGAGAGGCATGAaggccaggagagagagggagaagagagcctgGGCTGTTAAGGTCATTAAGAG GTTCATCAAGGGCTTCATGACTAGAAATCAGCCAGCCTGTGTTGACAACACAGAGTACCTGGCATTTGTCAGGCAAAACTACCTCACACGGCTCAAGGAGAATCTACCCAAAACAGTTGTGGACAAGAACACCTGGCTAACCCCACCTCCCATTATGCAGGAG GCCTCACAGATGTTGAGGAAACTTTACACCCGGCACATGGTACGGAGGTATGTACAAGGAATCATGACAGAGCGGAAAGCACAG ttgcaaatcAAAGGATTGACCAGTTCCATATTCAAAGGAACAAAAGAGAACTACCCTCACAGTGTGGGAATACCATTCGTGGACACAAGGATAA GTGAGGAAGACATCCACATTAAAGTCTACCAGATGATTAGGCAAGAACGCATCAAG TACAGTGTTCCTGTGGTGAAGTACGACAGGAATGGCTTCAGGCCACGTTTCAGACAGCTGATCTACACTGGAAGTGCAGCCTACCTGGTGGAGGAGGCCAAGATCAAACAGCGGGTGGAGTTCAACAACCTCAAAG GTGTGTCAGTCAGCACCCTGAGTGACAACTTCCTGATCCTCCATGTCCAATGTGAGGATATCAAGCAAAAG GGGGACCTGGTGCTGCAGTGTGACTACCTGTTTGAGGCCTTGACCAAGTTGTGTCTGGTGGCCAACAAGCACAATTTTATCAAAGTAGTCCAGGGCAG TGTAAAGTTTGACATCCAGCCTGGCAGAGAAGGGTTTGTTGACTTCAAGAGTGGCCAGGAGACCATGATTTACAGAGCAAAGAATGGCCATCTGATGGTG GAATCAACTCGAACAAAGTCCCGGGCAATGATACAAAATTGA